The following is a genomic window from Sporocytophaga myxococcoides DSM 11118.
CCCTTTAAAATTTGCTGGTTTATACTCCGAATCACGTTTCAGCTGATTGACAAATAAAAATGACAAGTCTATACTTAATCTCTCTGTAGGATAAATGGAAAGCCCTGCAGATAGCCCAATTCTATTTCCATCAGGAGTTTCAGGGTTTTCATAATCTTTTTTTACAGGAGTTTCATCATAATATCCGCCTAGTCTTATTGTAAGCATATCACTAGCTTTGTATTGACCTCCTAGTCTGAAGATAAATGTGTTATCATACTTTCTTGGATTTCTGGAATCAGGTAGTGATGGGGTATTTTGTTTGAAGTCAAAGATAAGCGAATCATAAGCACTCCATCTGACATAATCAACCTGAGCTCCAATAAGGAAGTTATCATTTATGTTATATGAGATACCACCACTGAAAGTAGCTGGTAATGGAAGAGTGGCATCAAATTTATTTCCTGCTGGGAAATTAGCGGATAAAGATGATGGTACTGTAAAGTTGGCATCGCCATCCTTTAAGTCCATCTTTATTTTGGATCTGTAGTTCAAGCCAATTGTCAGAGCTTCTATAGGTTTAAATGATATCCCCAAATTGTATCCCCAATTGGTTGCATGACCTTTTAGATTTGCCTGACCAGAGCTTCCATCTGCAAAAGTGACAGGTATAGCGCGGTGAAGATCTACTTTACCATAAGCAAACACTAGCCCTGCTCCAATACCAAGCTTATCACCTATTTTGTAAGAAACTGTTGGCTGAAAAAAAACTGCTTTTAATTTGATATCCTGGATCAAATATTTTCCTCCCCAATTATCACCCCATACAATGGAACTGCCAAATGGAGTATATACTCCTATTCCCGCACTTAAATTATCAGTAATTTTGGCGCTGGCAAATACTGAAAAAGGAGTAGACAAAGGGTTATCTGTCCTTGCTGTAAAACCAGCGTTGGAGGAGCGAAACTGAGTATAAGAAAATATACCACTAATGCTTCCTGTAAAGCTATACTTGTCTTTTATCAAAGACAAAGCTCCCGGATTAAAGAATATAGAACCGGCATCCATTGTAAGTCCTGTGCCAATATGTCCCATTCCGACATATCTTACCCCAATAAGATTTACCTGGTATCCTCCAGCCTTAACCAATCCGGCAGCTGAGAGAAATATCATAAAAAATAATAGTTTTTTCATGTTAAATTGATTTTAAAAATTGATGCTATAACTGGTAGTCCTGATATTTTGTTTCAGAGTGAATCTGACTTGAAATTAAAAAAATGCTGTTAAATAATCATTAAATCAGTCTTTCAGATGAATATTATTCTTACTTAAAACCTAAATTTGAAATATGAAGGTCTTTATTATTATAATTATCTCAAGCATTGGGGAATTACCTTAAAAGGTACGGAAATACAGGTTGTAACACATATTTATCTTAAGATAAATTCTTTTGCCAAATTAATTCAATTAATTATTTTCGAACAAATTACCGCATTTGTGAACAAATTATTATTGCTATTCATTGCCCTATTCATGCTTTCCTGTGAGGGCACTAATACCATGAATCTTTCATCAGCAGTTTTAGAAAAACCTGTTACTGATTCTGTAAAAGATACTACTCATGGACATATCAATCAGATACAAATCTCCATCAAAGGCAGCACTACTGTTGCTCCTGTTATGGAAAAGTTAATCTCAAGATTTGAAAAGAGAAATAAATTATATGCCTTTCATTTAGAAGCTGCCGGAAGCCAGTCTGGTATAGAAGCCTTAAAAAGGCAGGATGCAGATATAGCCATGACTTCTGCAATCATGAATGAGAATCATAAATTTGATTTTCATAAAAGAAAGCTTGATTTTGTTGAACTATATCTCGGTGGTGATGCACTTGCAATCATTGTGAATGTAAACAATAAAGCTAAGGGCTTAACCAAAGAAATGGTGAAAGAAATTTTTACAGGTAATATTAAACAATGGGAAGTAAGCACTGGCCTTGATAAGCATATACGCATCTTTGGAAGAGATACCACATCAGGTACATATCGATATTTTAAAGAACAAATACTGGACAATGAAAGCTTCTCCGAAAATACAGTATCTCTTAAAAACAGTAAGGACATAATTGATTCCGTTCGAAAATATCAAAATGCAATTGGTTATGTTTCATTTGCTCAATTGAATTATTCAGTAGAACCACTTGATATCTCCTTTGACAAAGGAAAATCTTTCATAAAATTAAGGAATGAACATGTGGAGAATTTCCACTATAAATTTGTAAGGCCTTTATACCTCTATTACACCGCTGATACATACATAAAATTAAAAGCATTTATTGATTTTATAAAAAGTGATGAAGGAAAAGAAATAATCTTCAATGAAGGGTATATACCTGTCAGCAGTTCTTTAATCAGTGGGAAACATCATAAAGAAATTCAATAAGAAAAAGGCTCCGGATTCATTAAACAAGAGATTCCGTTCCTTGTTTTTCTTTAATGAAAGATGAACAAAAAGACGTCAGAATCCAACTTTTAAATATGCTGACCAAGGAACAGGCCCATATTTCATTTGCAGGGTCTGTTGAGGGTATAGATTATAAAACAGCAGGGAAATCAGAAAAAACATTTCCTTATAATATCTGGCAACTAAGTTCGCATATTCAGTTTACACAAAAAGATATTCTTGAATTCTGCACCAACAATCAATATAAAGAGCCAAAGTGGCCTGATGATTACTGGCCTTCAAATGCAAAACCTACACAACAGGAATGGCAAGATTGTCTCAGTTATTTTCAAGAGGACAGGAATTCTTTTGTTAATCTCATCAAAAACCCTTCTGCTGATCTATTGGCGCCTATCCCACATGGCACAGGACAAAACCTTTTAAGGGAAGCCATATTAATCTGTGATCATACAGCTTACCATACAGGTCAGATTGTTCTTTTAAGAAAGTTGCTTGGAAATTGGTGAAATTAATGGAACCTTTTCTCCACTTCTTTTCTAAGATTCTGAGCAGTAATCAGCGGACCTTCTGTAGACCCAAGATTATAAAGCCATGCTGGAATTGCTCCGGAAGGATCAACTCTCATTTCATAAATTACCTGGCAGGAATTCTGAGTAATCGGAGTTATTTTCCAAAGTGTCTGGTAGTGTTTAATCCTCACTCTACCGCTTCTTTCAGGAAGGTAATCTGGCACTCCCATTCCTGTCAGTGTATATTCACCAGTTGATTTATTTTCAGAAATTTTAAGATGAACAATCATATCTCGGTCTTGTATAGGCCAAGGTGCACTCGTCATCTGATAATGGTAGTATTCGTTTTCATTTACCTTTTTCAATAACTTAGCTTCACTGCATTTATAAACCCAATTGGTATATTTTTCCTTATCCTTAAGTATTTCAAGTACATTAGAGGCAGGGTAGTTTATACTGGTCTCAATTTTAATTTTCTTGATTCCTGCATCTTTATCTCCAGTATAAATTCTAATTCCTTCTTCCTCCTTCTTTAATTCCCAATCACCACTTGTGGAAGTAAAGGCCAATAACAAATTTAAAAACAGCAGGGAAAATGTTAGTTTGATCACGTTTAATTATGTTTTTCTATTCAACTATATTATTGCCAACTTAAAAAATAACTTAATATTTATTAACTAAGCCATTATGTATATGTTACGATTAAAATAAGATTAAATATACATTCTGGGATAAAAAGCTTAAAACGATAAAATAAGTTCTTCTATATTCCTTTTTTTAGTAACATGGCTCATTCTGATGATTGTGTTTAATAAAAACAATCTTTCCAATATCAAATCCTTCATTTTTTGCTTTATCAATTAATTGATCAACTACATTCTTTGACAATACAGGTTTTCTGGACAATATCCAAAGCCTGGTTCTTGACTCATCACCGGCTAATGCATACTCATACTCATTTCCTACAGAAAGGATTTGATAATCTCTTTTAAATGGACCTCTGAATTTAACCTTAAACTTTGAATTGGTGCCAGCGTCTTTCAAAATGGCTTTACCGAACGACTTTTTAAGATTACCGGATTCAGTTACACGACATTCATTAACAATTCTGAATGTTCCATCTTTTTCCAAAGAATATTCCGATGTAGCATTGATACAACCCTTTTCAAATTTGGTAGGGATTGCAGCTATTTCATACCACTTCCCCTGATACCTGTTCAGATCAATTTTTCTTTCTACTTTGAGCGGAGCTGGCTTTCTTCTCATAAGATATCCTAAAATTGCTCCTGCAATTGCTCCCCCTAGAACCGATCCCCATCTGATTTCCTTTTCCATCATTTCATCTTTATAAAAGAATAACGACTACTGCATTAAGACTGTTTTTAATAACAATTCAGTATGGTAATCTAACTCTGATCATCTATAATTCAAGCAGCCAAAGAGTTCTGAATGGAAGATAAAAACAAAAAGAGATTGACATGTCTGCCAATCTCTTTTATTTTATCACAACCAATCAAACTTTAATCTCCATCGATTAGATTGCCCAAACCGCCGAGAATACTACCTTCCTCTCTGCGTTGACCAATACCATATGCTAGCATACGGGAAGCAAGTCGGCTTATTGGCAAAGATTGTACCCAAACCTTTCCAGGTCCTCTTAATGTCGCGAAAAACAAGCCTTCACCACCGAAAAGTGAATTTTTGATTCCTCCTATGAATTCAATATTATAATCTACTCCACTGGTGAATGCTACAATACAACCAGTATCCACTTTAAGTACTTCACCAGGCTGAAGTGTTTTCTCCGTAACCATCCCTCCTGCATGCACGAAAGCAAAGCCATCGCCTTCCAGCTTTTCCATAATGAATCCTTCACCTCCAAAAAGTCCGGTGCCCAGTTTTTTCTGGAATTCAATTCCTATAGAAACACCTTTAGCAGCACACAAAAAGGCATCTTTTTGACAAATTAATCTACCATCCAATTCTGCTAGGTTCATAGGTATTATTTTACCAGGATAAGGAGAAGCAAAACTAACATGCTTTTTACCAGATCCACCATTAGTAAAAGCAGTCATAAACAAACTCTCACCGGTGAGAAGTCTTTTTCCTGCAGAAAAAATCTTTCCAAGAAATCCTCCTTGTTGCTGAGATCCGTCACCAAAAATAGTTTCCATTCTTATCCCATCTTCCATCATCATAAAGCTGCCGGATTCAGCAACTACAGTTTCCTGAGGATCGAGTTCTATTTCTACAAACTGCATTTCCTCACCATAAATCTTGTAATCTATTTCGTGATTGCTTTTCATATAAATTATTATGTTTGACAGATACGAATTTAACAAAATCTTTAATTCTAAAGTTGATTTAAATACAAAGTCCATTCCTATTCGATCCATGAAAAGAATTTATCTACACTTTATTCTTTGCTTTGTGTTTTTTCAAGCTTTTAGCCAACAAATAGATTCTGTTTCAATTGAAAAAAAAAGCAAACAGCATATATATAGAGTAAAATGGTATATCGATGCCCCTATTATAGTTGGTGGTTTAGTCTCTAATTATTATGGCGTTCGTGTTTTAAAAGGGAAAAAGGGAATAGATGAAGCAACCGTTCTTACATTAGGTCCTGAAGATGTTCCAAAATTTGACCGAGGAGCTACCAGGCAGAATCCCGCATTTGCAGAAAAAGCCATGCACATATCCGATATA
Proteins encoded in this region:
- a CDS encoding OmpP1/FadL family transporter; translated protein: MKKLLFFMIFLSAAGLVKAGGYQVNLIGVRYVGMGHIGTGLTMDAGSIFFNPGALSLIKDKYSFTGSISGIFSYTQFRSSNAGFTARTDNPLSTPFSVFASAKITDNLSAGIGVYTPFGSSIVWGDNWGGKYLIQDIKLKAVFFQPTVSYKIGDKLGIGAGLVFAYGKVDLHRAIPVTFADGSSGQANLKGHATNWGYNLGISFKPIEALTIGLNYRSKIKMDLKDGDANFTVPSSLSANFPAGNKFDATLPLPATFSGGISYNINDNFLIGAQVDYVRWSAYDSLIFDFKQNTPSLPDSRNPRKYDNTFIFRLGGQYKASDMLTIRLGGYYDETPVKKDYENPETPDGNRIGLSAGLSIYPTERLSIDLSFLFVNQLKRDSEYKPANFKGAYKTYAYIPGIGLSYNF
- a CDS encoding PstS family phosphate ABC transporter substrate-binding protein; translated protein: MKYEGLYYYNYLKHWGITLKGTEIQVVTHIYLKINSFAKLIQLIIFEQITAFVNKLLLLFIALFMLSCEGTNTMNLSSAVLEKPVTDSVKDTTHGHINQIQISIKGSTTVAPVMEKLISRFEKRNKLYAFHLEAAGSQSGIEALKRQDADIAMTSAIMNENHKFDFHKRKLDFVELYLGGDALAIIVNVNNKAKGLTKEMVKEIFTGNIKQWEVSTGLDKHIRIFGRDTTSGTYRYFKEQILDNESFSENTVSLKNSKDIIDSVRKYQNAIGYVSFAQLNYSVEPLDISFDKGKSFIKLRNEHVENFHYKFVRPLYLYYTADTYIKLKAFIDFIKSDEGKEIIFNEGYIPVSSSLISGKHHKEIQ
- a CDS encoding DinB family protein: MLTKEQAHISFAGSVEGIDYKTAGKSEKTFPYNIWQLSSHIQFTQKDILEFCTNNQYKEPKWPDDYWPSNAKPTQQEWQDCLSYFQEDRNSFVNLIKNPSADLLAPIPHGTGQNLLREAILICDHTAYHTGQIVLLRKLLGNW
- a CDS encoding START domain-containing protein; its protein translation is MIKLTFSLLFLNLLLAFTSTSGDWELKKEEEGIRIYTGDKDAGIKKIKIETSINYPASNVLEILKDKEKYTNWVYKCSEAKLLKKVNENEYYHYQMTSAPWPIQDRDMIVHLKISENKSTGEYTLTGMGVPDYLPERSGRVRIKHYQTLWKITPITQNSCQVIYEMRVDPSGAIPAWLYNLGSTEGPLITAQNLRKEVEKRFH
- a CDS encoding lipocalin family protein, with the translated sequence MMEKEIRWGSVLGGAIAGAILGYLMRRKPAPLKVERKIDLNRYQGKWYEIAAIPTKFEKGCINATSEYSLEKDGTFRIVNECRVTESGNLKKSFGKAILKDAGTNSKFKVKFRGPFKRDYQILSVGNEYEYALAGDESRTRLWILSRKPVLSKNVVDQLIDKAKNEGFDIGKIVFIKHNHQNEPCY
- a CDS encoding TIGR00266 family protein yields the protein MKSNHEIDYKIYGEEMQFVEIELDPQETVVAESGSFMMMEDGIRMETIFGDGSQQQGGFLGKIFSAGKRLLTGESLFMTAFTNGGSGKKHVSFASPYPGKIIPMNLAELDGRLICQKDAFLCAAKGVSIGIEFQKKLGTGLFGGEGFIMEKLEGDGFAFVHAGGMVTEKTLQPGEVLKVDTGCIVAFTSGVDYNIEFIGGIKNSLFGGEGLFFATLRGPGKVWVQSLPISRLASRMLAYGIGQRREEGSILGGLGNLIDGD